One genomic window of Candidatus Kuenenia stuttgartiensis includes the following:
- a CDS encoding cytochrome P460 family protein — MNKSKTIWFLIVIIAVICFTSQKRGTAEMPGINEKINAQRLWEYMTKENPYKCYPAWPGKEGIYESTMPPGDILRLYINDLALDTVVNKKRIFPNGSLLIKEIYTEENKLSLLTVMYKEKGFNPQGNDWYWVKYGHDGEVKLEGRVGLCIECHVGVADNDYVFTGSIKK, encoded by the coding sequence ATGAACAAAAGTAAAACAATCTGGTTTCTTATTGTGATAATAGCGGTTATTTGTTTCACATCGCAAAAAAGGGGAACGGCTGAAATGCCCGGCATAAATGAAAAAATAAATGCGCAGAGATTATGGGAGTATATGACAAAAGAAAATCCCTACAAATGCTATCCGGCATGGCCAGGTAAAGAGGGCATTTATGAGAGCACTATGCCTCCCGGTGATATTCTGCGGCTGTATATAAACGACCTTGCCCTGGATACCGTTGTCAACAAAAAGAGAATATTTCCCAACGGCTCTCTCCTGATAAAAGAAATCTATACAGAAGAAAATAAGTTGTCTTTGCTTACCGTGATGTATAAAGAGAAGGGATTTAATCCGCAAGGAAATGATTGGTACTGGGTAAAATACGGCCACGATGGGGAAGTTAAATTGGAAGGAAGGGTCGGGCTATGTATAGAATGCCATGTGGGCGTTGCAGATAATGACTATGTATTCACGGGAAGTATAAAGAAATAA
- a CDS encoding ISL3 family transposase, whose protein sequence is MQIKTLLNTVENFKSFVYKAVSFEVINGRKALVADIKPRVNAKPECSVCGKRASGYDTQPSRLYEYPPLWGFQVFFRYSPRRAACPVDGIHVERIPWSEGKEQMTTTYKVFLSRWAKRLSWKETAEIFKSSWDSVYRAVQFVVAYGLAHRDLENITEIGIDEIQVWSGHKYLTLVYQLDSHAKRLLWSGPERKAKTLLKFFMELGRERCLRIKFVCSDMWSPYLKVIAKKASQALNILDRFHIMKKFNEAIDQIRREEVKKLKDEGTDNVLEKSRWLLLKRPENLTEKQTVRLSQIVKINLSSIKAYLMREDFQRFWEYKYPAYADRFLENWITRTLKTNLEPMKKVAKMLRNHKQLILNWFKADGRLSSGTVEGFNLKAKLTMRKAYGYKSLECLQTALYHTLGNLPEPILTHRFCG, encoded by the coding sequence ATGCAGATAAAGACATTATTAAATACGGTAGAGAATTTCAAGTCATTTGTTTACAAAGCAGTCAGTTTCGAGGTCATAAATGGTAGAAAGGCATTAGTAGCAGATATAAAGCCGAGGGTAAATGCCAAGCCTGAATGTTCAGTATGTGGGAAGAGAGCGTCTGGGTATGATACACAGCCGTCCCGGTTATACGAGTATCCGCCATTATGGGGGTTTCAAGTATTTTTCCGATATTCCCCGCGACGCGCCGCCTGTCCAGTGGACGGAATCCATGTAGAGCGAATTCCCTGGTCAGAAGGTAAGGAGCAGATGACCACCACATACAAGGTATTCCTGTCTCGATGGGCTAAACGCCTGAGTTGGAAAGAGACAGCCGAGATATTCAAGTCCAGTTGGGACAGTGTGTATAGGGCAGTGCAGTTTGTAGTTGCCTACGGCCTTGCCCACAGGGACTTGGAGAATATAACGGAAATAGGAATAGACGAGATACAAGTCTGGAGTGGCCACAAGTATTTAACCCTTGTATATCAGCTTGATTCGCATGCCAAAAGGCTTTTATGGAGTGGCCCTGAGCGGAAGGCAAAGACCCTGCTGAAGTTTTTCATGGAGTTAGGTAGAGAACGTTGTCTGAGAATCAAATTCGTTTGCAGCGATATGTGGTCGCCGTACCTGAAGGTGATAGCGAAGAAGGCTTCCCAGGCGCTTAATATTCTTGACCGTTTCCACATCATGAAGAAATTCAATGAAGCCATAGACCAGATACGGAGGGAAGAGGTCAAAAAGCTCAAGGATGAAGGCACAGACAATGTTTTGGAAAAGAGCCGTTGGTTACTGTTGAAAAGGCCTGAGAACTTGACAGAAAAGCAAACGGTACGGTTAAGCCAGATAGTTAAGATCAACCTGAGTTCAATAAAGGCATATTTAATGCGTGAAGATTTTCAGCGTTTTTGGGAGTATAAGTATCCGGCGTATGCAGACAGGTTTCTCGAGAACTGGATTACGAGAACCCTAAAAACCAACCTGGAACCTATGAAAAAAGTGGCAAAGATGTTGCGCAATCACAAGCAGCTCATTCTCAACTGGTTCAAGGCTGATGGCAGACTTTCTTCCGGTACGGTTGAGGGGTTTAACCTTAAGGCGAAACTGACTATGAGAAAGGCTTATGGTTATAAATCTCTGGAATGCCTGCAAACAGCCTTGTATCATACTCTTGGTAATTTGCCGGAACCAATACTTACCCACAGATTCTGCGGATGA
- a CDS encoding IS1634 family transposase — translation MAYLLIQILYNPINTDLTKYFINDSVVKEYWDYIMHLTYSDSKYKGKTYKSYSIAESYRDGKKVRKRILWPIGKLSDIQAEQIKLICKTVENTDQLQTQLKDVAVLESRAYLDIAVVNELWNQWQLDQAFDYDVTAGALPTNMIAKILTINRCTDPCSHYSIPHWAKKSALEDILKIDLSGLNDDKIYYELDKIHKNKISIENHLFNQTFWKRPESYKFINYDLTTSYFVGYNCDLSAFGKGKIECHGRRQVLLGVLINSEGYPFKWDVFPGNTAEVKTLKQNINACKTRFKLTDKNVTLVFDRGIISEDNANLIEEAKLKYISALDRNQIPSCGVSLKSLNGLSIEDKDASDIPIPQGFLNYDDELYYHDNGVIGNKRFITGFNPTLFIEDRNNRDEKITFFKDYLKEENKNLKNAQRDRQYDATKSRIVDELKRLKIHKYFEDPVLTSITVTHRLKNGQVKSVKSFKIEIKLLTDVIAADRLLDGVCVFITNHTEREDGGAFKAKPQSIVRAYRDKTKIEDVFKNVKSFLKIRPFFVNTEAHVKAVYTICILAYFINRYLSNQRKAIGEKDFLNSKELYAPFKDIDIATLEAKNTGETLKKAVKLPAVTQMLLEKLGMSNVVFGQ, via the coding sequence ATGGCCTATTTATTAATACAAATCCTTTATAACCCTATAAATACTGACTTGACAAAATATTTTATTAATGATAGTGTAGTCAAAGAATATTGGGACTACATTATGCACCTTACTTATAGCGATTCTAAATACAAAGGGAAAACCTATAAATCTTACTCTATTGCCGAATCCTACAGGGATGGCAAAAAGGTCAGAAAAAGAATACTTTGGCCCATCGGGAAACTTTCCGATATTCAAGCCGAGCAAATCAAACTGATATGTAAAACAGTTGAAAACACAGATCAATTGCAGACTCAGCTCAAAGACGTTGCAGTCCTGGAAAGCAGGGCATATCTCGATATAGCCGTTGTTAATGAGTTGTGGAACCAGTGGCAGCTTGATCAGGCTTTTGACTACGATGTCACTGCAGGCGCCCTTCCTACCAATATGATTGCAAAGATACTGACTATTAACAGGTGCACCGATCCGTGTTCTCATTATTCCATTCCTCATTGGGCGAAAAAGAGCGCGCTGGAGGACATTCTTAAAATTGATCTTTCAGGCCTAAATGACGATAAAATCTATTATGAATTAGATAAAATACACAAAAACAAAATATCTATAGAGAACCACCTTTTTAACCAAACCTTCTGGAAACGTCCGGAATCCTATAAATTTATCAACTACGACCTAACTACTTCCTACTTTGTGGGATATAACTGTGATCTATCGGCATTTGGCAAGGGCAAAATAGAGTGTCATGGCAGGCGGCAGGTCTTACTGGGTGTTCTTATCAACTCTGAGGGATATCCTTTCAAATGGGATGTATTCCCCGGGAACACCGCTGAGGTAAAAACCCTCAAACAGAATATCAATGCCTGTAAAACCAGATTCAAATTGACTGATAAAAACGTCACCCTTGTATTTGACAGAGGCATAATCTCTGAGGACAATGCCAATTTGATAGAAGAAGCCAAACTCAAATACATCTCGGCATTGGATAGAAATCAGATACCCTCTTGCGGTGTCAGTTTAAAGTCTCTTAATGGGTTATCCATAGAAGATAAGGACGCCTCCGATATACCTATCCCGCAAGGGTTTTTAAACTATGATGATGAATTATACTACCATGACAATGGCGTCATAGGAAACAAGCGTTTTATTACCGGTTTTAATCCCACTTTATTTATAGAAGACCGCAATAATAGAGACGAGAAAATAACCTTTTTTAAGGATTATCTCAAAGAAGAGAATAAAAACCTTAAAAATGCCCAAAGAGACCGGCAATATGACGCAACAAAGAGCCGCATTGTAGATGAGCTGAAAAGGTTAAAGATTCATAAATATTTCGAAGACCCTGTTCTGACGTCCATCACCGTTACCCATAGACTGAAAAACGGGCAGGTCAAATCCGTCAAAAGTTTCAAAATAGAAATCAAGCTGTTAACTGATGTTATAGCCGCAGATAGATTGTTGGATGGCGTATGTGTTTTTATCACTAACCATACAGAACGGGAAGATGGAGGTGCGTTTAAAGCAAAACCCCAATCTATAGTTAGAGCCTATCGGGACAAGACAAAAATAGAAGATGTCTTTAAAAATGTAAAATCGTTCTTAAAAATCAGGCCCTTCTTTGTCAATACCGAGGCACATGTTAAAGCCGTCTATACTATCTGCATCCTGGCATATTTTATAAACCGTTATCTATCAAACCAACGAAAGGCAATAGGAGAAAAAGATTTTTTAAACTCAAAGGAACTCTATGCGCCGTTCAAAGATATAGATATCGCCACTCTTGAGGCTAAAAATACCGGTGAAACCTTAAAGAAAGCCGTGAAACTTCCCGCCGTCACACAAATGCTATTGGAAAAACTTGGAATGTCCAATGTTGTTTTCGGCCAGTAA
- a CDS encoding MalY/PatB family protein — protein sequence MMKYDFDHSISRKNTDCAKWDGALSLFGSPEVIPMWVADMDIPIAKPITDAIKKRADHKIYGYSLPRPASVVDAVIYRMQKRCGWKVNPEWIVFTPGIVPALYAAVKAYTHPGDEVILQDPVYHPFWNVIKNNGCHVVNNKLVLQNGRYGMDLEGLDACFAIRHGRPPIPHRIRLMLLCSPHNPVGRVWTKEELIRTGEIVIRHNAIIVSDEVHGELLFPDITHTPFAALSEEFEQNSITCISPSKTFNLAGLEASVVIIPNAGLRKQFQEARKGILPGVNVFGFVAMEAAYRYGDEWLGQFLVYLHKNYEFLFDYFEKKIPKIKVIQPEGTYLIWLDCRELGFDPVYLRDFMAKEAKVGLDEGYLFGQGGEGFMRMNIACPRFVLSEALRRIENAVKNL from the coding sequence ATGATGAAATACGATTTTGACCATTCTATATCGCGGAAGAATACTGATTGTGCGAAATGGGACGGGGCTTTGTCGCTTTTTGGCAGCCCGGAGGTTATTCCCATGTGGGTTGCGGATATGGATATCCCCATAGCAAAACCTATTACCGACGCCATAAAAAAAAGGGCTGACCACAAGATCTATGGATATTCACTTCCCCGTCCTGCATCAGTAGTGGATGCGGTTATCTACAGAATGCAAAAACGCTGCGGATGGAAGGTGAATCCGGAATGGATTGTTTTTACTCCGGGCATTGTGCCTGCATTATATGCTGCAGTAAAGGCATACACTCATCCTGGAGATGAAGTCATTCTCCAAGACCCCGTGTATCATCCTTTCTGGAATGTAATTAAGAACAATGGCTGCCATGTGGTAAATAACAAGCTTGTTTTACAGAACGGACGGTATGGAATGGATCTTGAAGGACTTGACGCCTGTTTTGCCATCAGGCACGGAAGGCCACCAATCCCGCATCGCATAAGATTGATGCTCCTGTGCAGTCCGCATAATCCTGTCGGAAGGGTATGGACTAAAGAGGAATTAATCAGAACGGGAGAAATAGTCATCCGGCATAACGCAATAATAGTTTCGGACGAAGTACACGGCGAGCTGCTTTTCCCCGATATTACCCATACGCCATTTGCTGCATTATCAGAAGAATTTGAACAAAATTCCATAACGTGTATCTCCCCCAGTAAGACGTTTAACCTTGCAGGGCTTGAAGCCTCCGTTGTCATCATTCCCAATGCCGGATTACGCAAACAATTTCAGGAGGCGAGAAAGGGAATTCTGCCGGGTGTTAATGTGTTCGGGTTTGTTGCCATGGAAGCAGCATACAGGTATGGCGATGAGTGGCTGGGGCAGTTTCTTGTATATTTACACAAAAATTATGAGTTCCTGTTTGATTACTTTGAGAAAAAGATACCAAAAATAAAGGTAATACAACCGGAAGGCACGTACCTGATCTGGCTTGATTGCAGGGAATTAGGGTTCGACCCGGTGTATCTCAGGGATTTCATGGCAAAAGAAGCGAAGGTAGGCCTTGATGAGGGATATCTGTTCGGGCAGGGCGGAGAGGGTTTTATGAGGATGAATATTGCATGTCCCCGTTTTGTTTTGTCCGAAGCGCTCCGAAGGATAGAAAACGCGGTGAAAAATTTATAG
- a CDS encoding PPC domain-containing DNA-binding protein, with protein MKYRVGNIGKVVVAKFEDGEDVLKNVIHIIKKEKILAAVLYLVGGMREGKFVVGAESDTLPPVPMWRELGESHEVVGFGTVFYQGEEPKVHLHGAFGKGDAVKVGCLREKTETFLVLEVVILELCGIDAVREFDPALGMSLLKIC; from the coding sequence ATGAAATACCGTGTTGGCAATATAGGAAAAGTTGTTGTCGCCAAATTTGAGGACGGTGAAGATGTGTTGAAAAATGTGATTCACATAATAAAAAAGGAGAAAATCCTGGCAGCAGTCCTTTATTTAGTTGGTGGTATGCGTGAAGGTAAATTTGTCGTCGGTGCTGAAAGCGATACACTCCCGCCGGTGCCCATGTGGAGAGAACTTGGAGAAAGCCATGAAGTAGTGGGTTTTGGCACAGTATTTTATCAGGGAGAGGAACCAAAGGTTCATTTGCATGGCGCATTCGGAAAGGGTGATGCGGTAAAAGTTGGTTGTCTCAGGGAAAAAACTGAAACATTCCTTGTGCTTGAAGTTGTTATTTTAGAACTCTGTGGAATAGATGCAGTACGTGAATTTGACCCGGCGCTGGGAATGTCCCTGCTGAAGATTTGTTAA
- a CDS encoding 4Fe-4S binding protein has product MKQWYSTTETIKVTKSADICFDTTKRGQRKRKKFTSQKLRWSVQIAFLILVIVIGWQFYTFVAYCEAGGKGFYLPRPPGVESFLPISALMGTKYFFGTGKINDIHPAGFVIFGTLLLMAVFFRRGFCSWMCPVGTISEWEWKLGDLFLNKLPRRVSSLIRNIPTRFTAGLSLVFTPIIILMLLEVITMEFFKSPFFRELIPAFIVAMILPFAVPRKYWSDKVNDCIARAWKYSILAFFLQMVVIKIPVEQLEVLYERAPFMRVADIKMLKFFVNLSGIGLVVVLVFLMLSVVSKNFWCRFFCPYGAILGILAYISPFTITRDKEKCIDCGKCTKACPSYIVVEKKDHVLTHECLACYDCVNVCPVNGALDMKLAGKRKKINYWLYAAMLVGFFIILTNTARVTGHWYTKISDTEFILRSAELDNPKYTHKEGKFETE; this is encoded by the coding sequence GTGAAACAATGGTATTCAACAACCGAAACTATAAAAGTAACGAAGAGTGCAGATATTTGTTTTGACACTACAAAAAGGGGGCAGCGAAAGCGCAAAAAATTCACTTCTCAAAAGCTGCGCTGGTCTGTTCAGATAGCATTTTTAATTTTAGTTATTGTCATTGGCTGGCAATTTTATACCTTTGTTGCATATTGTGAGGCGGGCGGGAAAGGATTTTATCTGCCAAGGCCGCCAGGAGTTGAATCATTCCTGCCGATAAGCGCTCTTATGGGGACAAAGTACTTTTTCGGAACAGGCAAAATTAATGACATCCACCCTGCAGGGTTTGTTATTTTTGGAACATTGTTGTTGATGGCCGTTTTTTTTAGAAGGGGTTTTTGCAGTTGGATGTGTCCCGTTGGCACTATTTCTGAATGGGAGTGGAAACTTGGCGATTTATTTTTGAACAAACTCCCCAGGCGGGTCAGTTCCTTAATACGTAATATCCCTACCCGTTTTACGGCAGGGCTGAGTCTGGTTTTTACCCCCATTATCATTTTAATGCTCCTGGAAGTCATCACTATGGAGTTTTTCAAATCCCCTTTCTTCAGGGAACTGATCCCTGCCTTTATTGTTGCAATGATCCTGCCTTTCGCCGTTCCGCGAAAATATTGGTCTGATAAAGTAAATGACTGCATTGCAAGGGCATGGAAATATTCAATCCTCGCCTTTTTCCTACAGATGGTTGTTATAAAAATACCTGTTGAGCAACTGGAAGTTTTATACGAACGTGCGCCTTTTATGCGGGTCGCCGATATAAAGATGTTAAAGTTTTTTGTTAATCTGTCAGGTATTGGCCTTGTTGTGGTGCTTGTTTTTTTGATGCTATCGGTAGTAAGCAAGAATTTTTGGTGCAGATTTTTTTGTCCGTATGGCGCCATTCTCGGCATCCTTGCATACATAAGCCCTTTTACAATAACCAGGGACAAAGAAAAATGTATTGATTGCGGAAAATGCACGAAGGCATGCCCGTCATATATTGTCGTTGAAAAGAAGGACCACGTTCTCACCCATGAATGTCTTGCATGTTACGATTGTGTCAATGTTTGCCCGGTAAACGGCGCATTGGATATGAAACTTGCAGGAAAAAGGAAAAAGATTAACTATTGGCTGTATGCAGCGATGTTGGTCGGTTTCTTTATTATCCTGACAAATACTGCAAGGGTAACCGGGCATTGGTACACTAAAATTTCAGACACCGAATTTATTCTCAGATCAGCAGAACTTGACAACCCGAAATACACCCATAAAGAAGGAAAATTTGAAACGGAATAA
- a CDS encoding Glu/Leu/Phe/Val dehydrogenase dimerization domain-containing protein, translating to MPVFDNSEYDNHEQVLFCHDRESGLFAIIAIHDTTLGPAAGGCRMWPYASVEEALLDALRLSRAMTYKNALADLPLGGGKAVIIGDPFKEKNDKLLASFAGFVQRLGGQYYTAEDIGIGIKDVELLARECDYAFGLATTGDPSPFTSLGCFHGMRAAVKHKLGRDSLHGLTVSVQGVGNVGRHLCKNLREAGAKLIITDVNPEAAAHVSENVGAKVVAPEEIYSQDVDIFSPCARGGILNDDTIPQLKASIVAGAANNQLAEVRHGKMLCDRGILYAPDYVINAGGMLNASGDIFGQYDANQVMKRLSGLYDATLRIFETAQQEGRPTSEVADDLARQIIAAKRASKKK from the coding sequence ATGCCGGTATTTGATAATAGTGAATATGATAATCATGAGCAAGTTTTATTTTGTCACGACAGAGAGTCTGGTCTGTTTGCTATTATTGCTATCCATGACACCACTTTAGGGCCTGCTGCCGGAGGATGCAGAATGTGGCCATATGCCTCTGTGGAAGAGGCATTATTGGATGCGCTTCGTCTTTCCCGTGCAATGACTTACAAGAACGCACTCGCCGATTTGCCCCTTGGCGGAGGAAAGGCAGTTATCATTGGCGACCCGTTCAAGGAGAAGAATGATAAACTCCTCGCGTCCTTTGCCGGATTTGTACAACGGTTAGGCGGACAGTACTACACGGCAGAAGACATCGGCATTGGCATAAAGGATGTTGAGCTGTTAGCCAGGGAGTGTGATTATGCCTTTGGTTTAGCAACAACAGGCGACCCTTCCCCCTTTACCTCCCTTGGTTGTTTTCATGGCATGAGGGCGGCGGTAAAACATAAACTTGGCCGTGACAGCCTTCATGGGCTTACCGTATCCGTGCAGGGAGTCGGCAATGTAGGCCGGCACCTTTGTAAAAATCTGCGCGAAGCCGGTGCGAAACTCATCATTACCGATGTGAATCCGGAAGCTGCGGCTCATGTATCCGAAAACGTTGGGGCAAAGGTAGTTGCTCCGGAAGAAATCTACTCACAGGATGTTGATATTTTTTCCCCGTGTGCCAGGGGAGGCATACTGAACGATGATACTATCCCACAACTAAAAGCAAGCATTGTAGCCGGCGCCGCCAACAATCAACTGGCAGAAGTGCGTCATGGTAAAATGCTCTGCGACAGAGGCATACTCTATGCACCAGACTATGTGATTAATGCGGGTGGTATGCTCAATGCCTCGGGCGATATTTTTGGTCAATATGATGCAAACCAGGTAATGAAGCGACTATCAGGATTGTACGATGCAACTTTACGGATTTTCGAAACAGCACAGCAAGAGGGGAGGCCTACCTCTGAAGTTGCCGATGACCTTGCCCGACAGATAATAGCTGCGAAAAGGGCGTCAAAGAAGAAGTAA
- the bshB1 gene encoding bacillithiol biosynthesis deacetylase BshB1, with amino-acid sequence MSTILAIGPHPDDVEIGMGGSILKFVSLGYDVHIVDLTNGEPTPYGSIETRKEEWERSSNLLGIKSRTVLKFPNRYLMDGIEVRKEVAGVIRKIRPEIVFLPYWVDAHPDHVQASKIGEASRFYAKLSKSEIPGEPFYPSHIFYYFCYHLNVTINPSFILDISNEFVRKLDSMRVYQSQFVYDAARWKYISTMIKERNGYYGGLIHVDYGEPFASHEPIGLKDIRDIL; translated from the coding sequence ATGTCTACGATTCTTGCCATTGGACCACATCCTGATGATGTGGAAATAGGTATGGGCGGAAGTATTCTTAAATTTGTTTCGCTTGGTTACGACGTTCACATTGTTGATCTGACAAACGGTGAGCCCACCCCATATGGTAGCATTGAAACACGGAAAGAAGAGTGGGAGCGTTCTTCAAATCTGCTGGGAATAAAGAGCAGAACGGTATTAAAATTCCCCAACCGTTATCTTATGGACGGCATAGAAGTTCGCAAAGAAGTCGCCGGGGTAATCCGTAAAATACGCCCGGAGATTGTATTTTTGCCTTACTGGGTTGACGCCCATCCTGACCACGTTCAAGCATCTAAAATCGGAGAGGCATCCCGTTTTTATGCAAAGCTCAGCAAGTCAGAAATTCCGGGAGAACCATTCTATCCATCACACATCTTTTATTATTTCTGCTATCACTTAAATGTAACTATCAATCCATCGTTTATTTTAGATATAAGCAATGAATTTGTACGAAAACTCGATAGTATGCGCGTGTATCAATCACAGTTTGTGTACGATGCTGCCAGGTGGAAATACATCAGCACGATGATTAAGGAAAGGAACGGTTATTATGGAGGCCTTATTCACGTTGACTACGGAGAACCATTTGCGAGCCACGAACCAATAGGCCTGAAGGATATACGCGATATCCTTTAA